The following coding sequences lie in one Victivallis lenta genomic window:
- a CDS encoding glycosyltransferase family 2 protein, whose protein sequence is MKISIVTIVRNNASQIRETMDSVLNQGFPDLEYIVIDGASTDGTVREIEAYGDRLAAFVSEPDGGIYDAMNKGIARATGDVIGLINAGDSYRPGALALVEKSFRGRELDHSIFWGDVIYEKQGLVRGFRPHNLFRGAFAPHPSMFVPRRVYERIGVYDSSMRYLGDYDFMYRAVNVHKLDVIYVPEPVAFYREGGCSDRHIAGCLRDELKVKLRYGQNPAKAKTEYFLKLIKNLPRILLAK, encoded by the coding sequence GTGAAAATATCGATCGTCACCATTGTCCGCAACAATGCGTCCCAGATCCGGGAGACCATGGATTCCGTGCTGAATCAGGGATTCCCCGATCTTGAATACATCGTCATCGACGGCGCCTCCACCGACGGCACGGTCCGGGAAATCGAAGCGTACGGCGACCGTCTCGCCGCCTTCGTGAGCGAGCCGGACGGCGGCATCTACGACGCGATGAACAAAGGCATCGCCCGGGCAACCGGCGACGTGATCGGCCTCATCAACGCGGGGGACTCCTACCGCCCCGGCGCTCTGGCACTGGTCGAAAAAAGCTTTCGCGGACGCGAGCTCGACCATTCGATCTTCTGGGGCGACGTGATCTACGAAAAGCAGGGACTCGTGCGCGGCTTCCGTCCGCACAACCTGTTCCGCGGCGCGTTTGCCCCGCACCCGTCGATGTTCGTGCCGCGCCGGGTCTACGAGCGGATCGGCGTCTACGACTCCTCGATGCGCTACCTCGGCGACTACGACTTCATGTACCGGGCGGTCAACGTGCACAAGCTCGACGTCATCTACGTTCCGGAGCCGGTGGCCTTCTACCGCGAGGGCGGCTGTTCCGACCGCCACATCGCCGGCTGCCTGCGCGACGAACTGAAGGTAAAACTCCGTTACGGACAGAACCCGGCCAAGGCGAAAACCGAATATTTTCTGAAGTTAATCAAGAATCTGCCGCGAATCCTGCTTGCAAAATGA
- the rplU gene encoding 50S ribosomal protein L21 yields MYAIIKTGGKQLKVKTGDIVEVEKLDVEVGGKVTFSEVLAVGEEGGKLNVGTPMLEGATVAAEVKDQFRAKKIVVFKMKRRKGYRRTQGHRQSLTRVEIGEIKA; encoded by the coding sequence ATGTACGCGATTATCAAGACCGGCGGCAAGCAGTTGAAAGTCAAAACCGGCGACATTGTGGAAGTCGAGAAGCTCGACGTGGAAGTCGGCGGCAAAGTCACCTTCAGCGAGGTCCTCGCGGTCGGCGAAGAGGGCGGCAAGCTGAACGTCGGCACCCCGATGCTCGAGGGAGCGACCGTCGCGGCCGAAGTCAAGGACCAGTTCCGCGCCAAGAAGATCGTCGTTTTCAAGATGAAGCGCCGCAAAGGCTATCGCCGCACCCAGGGTCACCGGCAGAGCCTGACCCGCGTCGAAATCGGCGAGATCAAAGCGTAA
- a CDS encoding phosphoribosylaminoimidazolesuccinocarboxamide synthase: protein MQYDANGALLTTEIPGVKLVNRGKVRDVYDLGDALLFVATDRISAFDVVMPCGVPRKGEVLTQISLFWFDLMRDIPNHLISADVTTRPELAAYAKDLQGRSMIVRKAKVMPVECIVRGYLVGSGWKDYQKSGTVSGLRLRDGYQQASKLDEPLFTPSTKAEIGAHDEAISFEEVSKLIGAGKAAALRDLSLKIYTTARDYAEKRGIIVADTKFEFGELDGKIILVDEVLTPDSSRFWPADQYKVGTSPVSLDKQYVRDYLETLDWNKTAPGPELPADVVKKTSEKYLEAYRMLTGRSL, encoded by the coding sequence ATGCAGTACGATGCGAACGGAGCGCTGCTCACGACCGAAATTCCGGGCGTGAAGCTCGTCAACCGCGGCAAGGTGCGCGATGTCTACGACCTCGGCGACGCGCTGCTCTTCGTTGCGACCGACCGGATCAGCGCCTTCGACGTGGTCATGCCCTGCGGTGTGCCGCGCAAGGGCGAGGTTCTGACGCAGATTTCGCTCTTCTGGTTCGACCTGATGCGCGACATTCCGAACCACCTGATTTCGGCCGACGTCACGACGCGTCCGGAGCTGGCGGCGTACGCGAAGGACCTGCAGGGGCGGTCGATGATCGTCCGCAAAGCGAAGGTCATGCCGGTCGAATGCATCGTGCGGGGCTACCTGGTCGGCAGCGGCTGGAAGGACTATCAGAAAAGCGGCACCGTCTCCGGCCTCAGGCTGCGCGACGGTTATCAGCAGGCGTCGAAGCTCGACGAGCCGCTGTTCACTCCGTCCACCAAAGCCGAAATCGGCGCCCATGACGAAGCGATCTCTTTCGAGGAGGTCTCGAAGCTGATCGGCGCCGGCAAGGCGGCCGCGCTGCGTGACCTTTCGCTCAAAATCTATACGACGGCCCGGGATTATGCCGAAAAGCGCGGCATCATCGTCGCAGACACGAAATTCGAATTCGGCGAACTCGACGGCAAAATCATTCTGGTTGACGAGGTCCTGACCCCGGATTCGAGCCGGTTCTGGCCCGCCGACCAGTACAAGGTCGGAACAAGCCCGGTCAGCCTCGACAAGCAGTATGTGCGCGATTACCTCGAGACGCTCGACTGGAACAAGACCGCGCCCGGCCCGGAACTCCCGGCCGACGTGGTGAAGAAGACCTCCGAGAAGTATCTCGAAGCTTATCGGATGCTGACCGGCAGATCCCTGTAA
- a CDS encoding sulfite exporter TauE/SafE family protein, producing the protein MFADIFAGMDVTQLAVLIVSAILIGINKTAIPGIGVLPVIMLTMAFEGRLSTGLQLIMLVMADLMAVAWYRRKADWKIIWRLLPWAWTGLAVGALVLWLLPEGNDRLMRMLIGGIVLGLALLNFIRSRIAPDRIPAGKVAAGFYGTLLGFTTHLANAAGPVAAIYFLAMKLPKDKYMGCNAWFFLIINWTKMPLFIADGRVTFEALKVDLAMIPFLLIGGALGILILSKMPQKLFENIIQVIVVLCAVYLFF; encoded by the coding sequence ATGTTTGCGGATATTTTCGCCGGCATGGATGTAACGCAGCTTGCGGTGCTGATCGTGAGCGCGATCCTGATCGGCATCAACAAAACGGCGATTCCGGGAATCGGCGTGCTGCCGGTCATCATGCTGACGATGGCGTTCGAAGGCAGGCTCTCGACCGGGCTGCAGCTGATCATGCTGGTCATGGCCGACCTCATGGCGGTCGCCTGGTACCGGAGGAAGGCGGACTGGAAAATCATCTGGCGGCTGCTGCCGTGGGCGTGGACCGGGCTGGCGGTCGGAGCGCTTGTGCTCTGGCTGCTGCCGGAGGGGAACGACCGGCTCATGCGGATGCTGATCGGCGGAATCGTCCTCGGTCTCGCACTGCTTAACTTCATCCGCTCGCGCATTGCGCCGGACCGGATTCCGGCCGGCAAAGTCGCGGCCGGCTTCTACGGCACTCTGCTCGGCTTCACGACCCATCTCGCCAATGCGGCCGGGCCGGTCGCCGCGATCTATTTCCTGGCCATGAAGCTCCCGAAGGACAAGTACATGGGATGCAACGCCTGGTTCTTCCTGATCATCAACTGGACGAAGATGCCGCTCTTCATCGCGGACGGGCGGGTCACATTCGAGGCGCTGAAGGTCGACCTCGCCATGATACCGTTCCTGCTGATCGGCGGCGCGCTCGGCATCCTGATCCTGTCAAAGATGCCGCAGAAGCTGTTCGAGAACATCATCCAGGTGATCGTCGTGCTCTGCGCCGTCTACCTCTTTTTCTGA
- a CDS encoding glycoside hydrolase family 43 protein, whose amino-acid sequence MNNREFWFDTAGKPINAHGGGMLEYGGRFYWYGEHKTEGWAGRLAFHGVHCYESANLTDWRDCGIVLPVSDDPASPIVRGCRIERPKVIYCRTTGKFVMYFHSTDENHTIAKRGLAAADSPEGPFVFLGAARVNAGFAPLNMSAEEAAFPAGTIPPEPQLPNGENDEVKRYPIFRRDLAAGQMARDMNLFVDEDGTAYHIYSSEHNSTIHIAELTPDCLGWSGRYVRVLPCGWNEGMALFRRGDACHLLMSGCTSWEPNAARSASAPGVFGPWTPGGNPCRGPGAETTFGCQSSAVFRAGERWIAMFDRWNPASFDRSTYVWLEIRFLSDGGYRIDWTDEIQFG is encoded by the coding sequence ATGAACAACCGTGAATTCTGGTTCGATACGGCGGGGAAGCCGATCAACGCCCACGGCGGAGGCATGCTCGAATACGGCGGCCGCTTCTACTGGTACGGCGAACACAAGACGGAAGGGTGGGCCGGGCGGCTCGCGTTCCACGGCGTTCACTGCTACGAGTCAGCAAACCTGACGGATTGGCGCGACTGCGGCATCGTCCTGCCGGTCTCGGACGATCCGGCCAGCCCGATCGTCCGCGGCTGCCGGATCGAGCGTCCGAAAGTGATTTACTGCCGGACGACCGGAAAGTTCGTCATGTATTTCCATTCGACCGATGAGAACCACACCATCGCAAAGCGCGGCCTGGCTGCGGCGGATTCTCCGGAGGGACCGTTCGTCTTTCTCGGCGCCGCCCGCGTCAACGCCGGTTTTGCACCGCTTAACATGAGTGCGGAAGAGGCCGCGTTCCCGGCCGGAACGATTCCGCCGGAGCCGCAGCTGCCGAACGGGGAGAACGACGAGGTGAAACGCTACCCGATTTTCCGCCGCGACCTTGCCGCCGGACAGATGGCGCGAGACATGAACCTCTTCGTCGATGAGGACGGGACGGCCTATCACATCTATTCCTCGGAACACAACAGCACAATCCACATCGCCGAACTGACGCCGGACTGCCTCGGCTGGAGCGGCCGCTACGTCCGCGTGCTGCCGTGCGGCTGGAACGAGGGGATGGCGCTGTTCCGGCGGGGAGACGCCTGTCACCTGCTGATGTCCGGCTGCACGAGCTGGGAGCCGAATGCGGCGCGGTCGGCGAGCGCTCCGGGCGTGTTCGGCCCCTGGACTCCCGGCGGCAACCCGTGCCGCGGCCCCGGCGCCGAAACGACTTTCGGCTGCCAGAGCAGCGCGGTATTCCGGGCCGGAGAACGCTGGATTGCAATGTTCGACCGCTGGAATCCGGCCAGCTTCGACCGCAGTACCTACGTCTGGCTGGAAATCCGTTTTCTCTCCGACGGCGGCTACCGCATCGACTGGACGGACGAGATTCAGTTCGGCTGA